The following is a genomic window from Dermatophilaceae bacterium Soc4.6.
CGGGCCTTCGTGCCCGGACGCGACGAGCAGGAGTGGCTGCGGGTCAACGCCGCCGCCTTCGTCCACCACCCCGAGCAGGGGCGGCTGACCCGGGCCGACCTCGACGAGCTGATGACGCAGGACTGGTTCGACCCGGCGGGGCTGCTGCTGGTCTGCCCCGACGGCTCCGATGACCCCGTCGCCGCGTCGCACTGGACCAAAGTGCACCCCGCGGGTGACAAGGGCCCCGCACCGGTCGGCGAGGTCTACGTCGTGGCCGTCGACCCGGCCTACCAGGGGCGTGGGCTCGGGCGGCCCGTGACCCTGCTGGGGCTGCACCACCTCGAGCGGGCGGGACTGCGCACGGTGATCCTCTACGTCGACGGCGACAACCCGGCGGCGCTGCGGGTCTACCGCTCCCTCGGCTTCGGGACTCTCGGTGTCGACCGGATGTACGAGCGCACGCACGCCACGGACAGCAGGGTGGGTGCGGATGGTGCGACGATGAGCCCATGAGTGCCGACCCCGTCTCCGCCGAGCACCTCGCCGAGGCGCCCGCCGCCTTCACCTCTGCTGACGCGAGCGACGCGCCCGACGAGGGCGGCAGCCGCGTCCGGTCACTGGCCAGCGCCATCCCGGCCCACCGGCCCTTCCAGCCGCGCGCCGCCAACGGGCGCTTCGTCAGCACCCTCGACGGCGACGACGAGGCCGAGCTGCCGGTCGACCGCTTCCTCGAGCGCGAGGTCTCGTGGCTGCAGTTCAACGAGCGCGTGCTGCAGCTGGCGATGGACGAGGACGTGCCGCTGCTCGAGCGGGCGAAGTTCCTGGCCATCTTCTCCAGCAACCTCGACGAGTTCTTCATGGTGCGCGTCGCCGGTCTCAAGCGCCGGATCGCGACCGGGCTGGCCGTGCGCTCGGCTGCGGGCCTCGAGCCCCGCGAGGTGCTCGAGGGCA
Proteins encoded in this region:
- the mshD gene encoding mycothiol synthase, with amino-acid sequence MPPLPPVVDPDARALTSAQLRDVEALVAAATTTDGAAPLSEQFLLALRHPHGPRHLLTYAGEQLRGYAQARDDAAELVVDPEHRRQGVGTALLAGLHTVAPQARVWAHGDLAPAAAFAAALGLAVARELFVLERPLGAAGGAPLPPVVLPDGLHARAFVPGRDEQEWLRVNAAAFVHHPEQGRLTRADLDELMTQDWFDPAGLLLVCPDGSDDPVAASHWTKVHPAGDKGPAPVGEVYVVAVDPAYQGRGLGRPVTLLGLHHLERAGLRTVILYVDGDNPAALRVYRSLGFGTLGVDRMYERTHATDSRVGADGATMSP